The Chrysemys picta bellii isolate R12L10 unplaced genomic scaffold, ASM1138683v2 scaf2400, whole genome shotgun sequence genome contains the following window.
gtgcagaggccagcagcaggatgcagGTGGCAGGATCCCTCTCGCAcatccaggatctggggctgctGAACGGGCTGCGGGACACATTGGAATGATCCCGTTGAGTCTCTCAGATTGGGGTCCTCCCCGTGGCTGGCAAGGCCATGTCCCGAAGCACTGCCTGGCCACGCCCTGGTCAGCAGAAAGCCTTCTGCATCATGGAAACCCAGCGTGGGACTGGACGGGAACGATGCCCCCTAGCCGTGGAAGCGGGCAGTTCACAAAGCCCCAGCTGAGACGCCgtcaccccagagtcctggaaactggagcacacacaggccaggccgctcccagctcttcacagccagggagaggggctggggcctgggcccgccagggagcctgacagtcgccctggctccggcctttccagtgcctaggtcgggccgttcagcaatcttctccggctccagagcttcactgtcaggtcgctggggaaggaagagagagaggaagtgagg
Protein-coding sequences here:
- the LOC135980252 gene encoding uncharacterized protein LOC135980252 isoform X2; translation: MFEIADSVVGNVGSTHNFEPPHYDGIECLAIQGDVLFSGSGDKGIKKWDLEQQELLQRPDSEALEPEKIAERPDLGTGKAGARATVRLPGGPRPQPLSLAVKSWERPGLCVLQFPGLWGDGVSAGAL